A section of the Falco biarmicus isolate bFalBia1 chromosome 3, bFalBia1.pri, whole genome shotgun sequence genome encodes:
- the AHDC1 gene encoding LOW QUALITY PROTEIN: transcription factor Gibbin (The sequence of the model RefSeq protein was modified relative to this genomic sequence to represent the inferred CDS: deleted 8 bases in 8 codons) encodes MGGRCPLGCGSSGGPAPESSSAIAGAAAKQRVPVSPSLTPHVSNCSAKRHAGEEEVRMRVKPPGPVVTTSVVRGSPDYVREPKFYPPGHPVQRPPACPAEKALSCSVLSFPEGSCPTLSREHQAGSLLHGDPADRCQSLHGGTKAAEDLLGCAGEPRILGGSAEEAAACDRAPKTFPNATLASGRCNIDSILALLRSKCGNGHINLHPVVQLIDIMKDLNRLSEDLKSSGVHLDCGSLRGGGGGGHEDSRLLPADRDLQYSFFSSPSLANSIRSPEERGVLCKTEPSRHPRPPARDGEADGGGGSAPQPPGHSGGVGGSSKAPAEEAGCSQPDAGDYSDLAEADILNELASLACPGTQLLESQAMEPQPQLLPAQELDSQSRLLDSQSLESQPQLLDSQSLEPLPESLELQNLEPLGLQSLEPLSESLELQSLEPLSESLELQSLEPLAEPLGLQTLEPLPGALEPPLLPAEPSLLEPQTLGPVSELLEAQPGAGDPLRPHGLQPRLGGCPLGSVVKRGPCGGRGGGRCGEDHRKYALRRTDKPKMLCRRRRAGRGRRADVTPESRVLSPLALPAEVPPGPEEPSTPLLAPPPPPPSTLDPDEVPKPPATGKKSKCRGVRKMVVKMAKIPVSLGRRNKTTYKVSSLSSNLNLEGKELAASSSMEPTPLLKMKNNGRNVVVVFPPGEMPIILKRKRGRPPKNLLLGQAKPKEPTPEVKKRRRRKQKLASPQPSYIADTNDSKADYSDVLAKLAFLNRQSQSSGRCSPPRCWTPSEPESIHQAPDTQSISHFLHRVQGFRRRGGKAGGFGGRGGGHAARAARCSFSDFFEGIGKKKKAPAALHADPVHPRKRGRPEPDPVGKPKRKRRARKNGALFPEPNPGQSFGDSAAEWAGGEKGSPWAPHHGHPGGQAGRNGGYQGAEARPFHAAGLESGSSSRANFYAGSAPSSQTEAGPERHSLFTGYFRSLLDSDDSSDLLDFALSASRSESRKSAAAYTAPPAALPGQRGLAAYPARGGKVAAATPGTEAAFHAAMQGRPAFPPSRAAAAAGYGVAQGSSECRGAEAFPKLAPPSAVSRSPTTHPAASGTPGYSPYGSYGTGQSVAPASVFPPGKQYPSAQDCPNSKDCSFAYGSGSSLPSSPSSAHSAGYAPPTAGPSLPLGKAAFFNSAEQGGQFSSAAHTPLRCDSRASTVSPGGYMVPKGSASFQPSPENCRQFPSAAPWAFRQGYGGLDWSSEAFSQLYNPGFECHLNEPNVILDISNYTPQKAKQQTVSETFSESSSDSTQFNQPASYRRANSEASSSEGQSSLSSLEKLMMDWNEASSAPGYNWNQSVLFQSNSKPGRGRRKKVDMFDTSHLNFSSSSSSSSVYPSKRSTGPRQPRGSRGACASKKERGTGKTKFPTKSQAVNPLFQESTDLGLDYYSGDSSMSPLPSQSRGFGVGERDPCDYAGPYSMNPSTPSDGTFVQGFQSDSPGLGQPDLESKHFPALPHQLAAPGQQTVFEASLQKAFSPNCSPTLAFKEDLRAGNIRKLPACDSLKHSMQGGALPHAPHLACRDLPMPQPHYDSPSCKNPPYWYSPNASTRSPSYDGKAGASMLVDFMGRTDPSCLNPHLSSPSGTHPSKGEKEPLEMSRAHHRGPYACPLINDLNISPVPRDSMLQLQDNYRYPSFAPQGHPVMAPTQKSGFLGPMVEQQHPEDTFTVTSL; translated from the exons ATGGGCGGGCGCTGCCCTCTCGGCTGTGGGAGCTCGGGAGGACCGGCCCCTG AGAGCTCAAGTGCAatagcaggagcagcagcaaagcagagg GTCCCGGTCTCACCTTCCCTGACCCCCCATGTCAGCAACTGCTCGGCCAAGCGGCACGCGGGGGAGGAGGAGGTCAGGATGCGCGTGAAGCCCCCGGGCCCAGTGGTAACGACCAGCGTTGTGCGTGGCTCACCCGACTACGTCCGAGAGCCCAAGTTCTACCCACCGGGACACCCGGTGCAGCGGCCCCCGGCCTGCCCTGCGGAAAAGGCCTTATCCTGCAGCGTGCTGAGCTTCCCTGAGGGCTCGTGCCCCACGCTCAGCCGGGAGCACCAGGCAGGCTCGCTGCTGCACGGCGACCCGGCCGACCGGTGCCAGAGCTTGCACGGGGGCACCAAGGCAGCAGAGGACTTGCTGGGCTGTGCCGGCGAGCCCCGGATCCTG GGGGGGAGCGCGGAGGAGGCAGCCGCCTGTGATCGGGCGCCTAAAACCTTCCCCAACGCGACGCTGGCCTCGGGCCGCTGCAACATCGACAGCATCCTCGCCTTGCTCCGGAGCAAGTGCGGCAACGGGCACATCAACCTCCACCCCGTGGTGCAGCTCATCGACATCATGAAGGACCTCAACCGCCTCTCCGAGGACCTCAAGAGCAGCGGGGTGCACTTGGACTGCGGCAGTCTCCGCGGTGGTGGCGGCGGTGGCCACGAGGACAGCCGCCTCCTGCCCGCCGACCGTGACCTCCAGTACAGCTTCTTCTCCTCGCCCTCCCTGGCCAACAGCATCCGCAGCCCTGAGGAGCGGGGAGTGCTCTGCAAAACCGAGCCTTCGCGGCACCCACGGCCCCCGGCCCGTGATGGAGAAGCTGATGGCGGTGGGGGGagtgccccacagccccccggCCACAgc gggggtgtgggggggagcTCCAAAGCGCCGGCAGAGGAAGCCGGTTGCTCCCAGCCTGATGCCGGTGATTACTCGGACCTGGCCGAGGCGGACATCCTTAACGAACTGGCCTCCCTGGCGTGCCCAGGGACACAGCTGCTGGAGTCGCAGGCGATGGAGCCGCAGCCCCAGTTGCTGCCAGCCCAAGAGCTGGACTCCCAGTCCCGGCTGCTGGATTCCCAGTCCCTCGAGTCGCAGCCTCAGCTGCTCGATTCGCAGAGCCTGGAGCCGCTGCCGGAGTCGCTGGAGCTGCAAAACCTGGAGCCATTGGGGTTGCAGTCGCTGGAGCCGCTCTCTGAGTCACTGGAGCTGCAGTCGCTGGAGCCCCTGTCCGAGTCGCTGGAGCTGCAGTCACTGGAGCCGTTGGCAGAGCCGCTGGGGCTGCAGACGCTGGAGCCACTGCCCGGGGCGCTGGAGcccccactgctgcctgccGAGCCCTCGCTGCTGGAGCCGCAGACGCTGGGGCCCGTGTCGGAGCTGCTGGAGGCGCAGCCGGGTGCCGGGGACCCGCTGCGGCCCCACGGGCTGCAGCCCCGGCTAGGGGGGTGTCCCCTGGGCAGCGTGGTGAAGCGGGGCCCctgcgggggccgggggggc gggcggTGTGGCGAGGACCACCGCAAGTATGCCCTGCGCCGGACAGACAAGCCAAAGATGCTGTGCCGCCGGAGGAGGGCAGGGCGAGGGCGCCGGGCGGACGTCACCCCCGAGAGCCGCGTCTTGTCCCCCCTCGCCCTGCCCGCCGAGGTGCCTCCTGGGCCCGAGGAGCCCAGCACACCGCTGCTGGCCCCCCCACCAccgccccccagcaccctggacCCCGACGAGGTACCCAAGCCCCCTGCGACGGGGAAGAAGAGCAAGTGCCGGGGGGTGAGGAAGATGGTGGTGAAGATGGCCAAGATCCCTGTGTCCCTGGGGAGGAGGAACAAGACCACCTACAAGGTGTCATCGCTCAGCAGCAACCTGAACCTGGAGGGCAAGGAGCTGGCGGCCAGCAGCTCCATGGAGCCCACGCCGCTGCTCAAGATGAAGAACAACGGGCGCAACGTGGTGGTGGTCTTCCCCCCCGGCGAGATGCCCATCATTCTGAAGCGTAAGCGAGGCCGGCCTCCCAAGAACCTGCTGCTGGGCCAAGCCAAGCCCAAGGAGCCCACCCCGGAGgtgaagaagaggaggaggaggaagcagaagctGGCCTCGCCCCAGCCCTCCTACATCGCCGACACCAACGACAGCAAGGCCGACTACTCGGATGTGCTGGCCAAGCTGGCCTTCCTCAACCGGCAGAGCCAGTCCTCGGGGCGCTGCTCGCCACCCCGCTGCTGGACCCCCAGTGAGCCCGAGTCCATCCACCAAGCCCCCGACACCCAGAGCATCTCCCACTTCTTGCACCGCGTCCAGGGCTTCCGCCGGCGCGGTGGCAAGGCAGGGGGCTtcggcgggcgcgggggggggcacgccgcccgcgccgcccgTTGCTCCTTCAGCGATTTCTTCGAGGGCATcgggaagaagaagaaagcccCTGCCGCCCTCCACGCTGACCCCGTGCACCCGCGCAAGCGGGGCCGGCCGGAGCCCGACCCCGTGGGCAAACCCAAGCGAAAGCGACGGGCCCGCAAGAACGGGGCGCTCTTCCCCGAGCCCAACCCTGGGCAGAGCTTCGGCGACAGCGCTGCTGAGTGGGCTGGTGGGGAGAAGGGCAGCCCCTGGGCCCCCCACCATGGCCACCCTGGTGGCCAGGCCGGCCGCAATGGTGGCTACCAAGGGGCCGAGGCGAGACCTTTCCACGCCGCAGGGCTGGAGTCGGGCTCCTCCAGCCGGGCCAACTTCTACGCCGGGAGCGCGCCGTCCTCGCAGACGGAGGCTGGCCCGGAGAGGCACAGCCTCTTCACCGGCTACTTTCGCTCCTTGCTGGACTCGGACGACTCCTCCGACCTGCTGGACTTCGCCCTCTCAGCCTCCCGCTCCGAGTCCCGCAAGTCGGCGGCCGCCTACACGGCCCCTCCGGCCGCCCTGCCGGGCCAGCGTGGCCTGGCCGCCTACCCGGCCCGG GGTGGCAAGGTGGCGGCGGCAACCCCCGGCACCGAGGCCGCCTTCCATGCGGCGATGCAGGGCCGGCCCGCCTTCCCACCCAGCCgtgccgccgccgctgctggCTACGGGGTGGCCCAAGGGTCCTCGGAGTGCCGG GGGGCCGAGGCTTTCCCCAAGCTGGCGCCGCCCTCGGCTGTCTCCCGGTCGCCCACGACTCACCCGGCGGCCAGCGGCACCCCCGGCTACTCCCCGTACGGCAGCTACGGCACCGGGCAGAGCGTGGCACCCGCCAGCGTCTTCCCACCGGGGAAGCAGTACCCGTCGGCCCAGGACTGCCCCAACAGCAAGGACTGCAGCTTCGCCTACGGCAGCGGCAGCAGCCTCCCGTCCTCCCCCAGCAGCGCCCACAGCGCCGGCTACGCGCCGCCGACGGCCGGC CCCAGCCTGCCACTGGGCAAAGCCGCCTTCTTCAACAGCGCCGAGCAAGGCGGGCAGTTCTCCAGCGCGGCGCACACCCCCTTGCGCTGCGATAGCCGCGCCAGCACCGTCTCGCCCGGCGGCTACATGGTGCCCAAGGGTTCGGCCTCCTTCCAGCCCTCGCCCGAAAATTGCCGGCAGTTCCCCAGCGCCGCGCCGTGGGCTTTCCGGCAAGGCTATGGTGGGTTGGACTGGAGCTCGGAGGCCTTCAGCCAGCTGTACAACCCGGGCTTCGAGTGCCACCTCAACGAGCCCAACGTCATCCTGGACATCTCCAACTACACCCCACAGAAAGCCAAGCAGCAGACGGTCTCGGAGACCTTCTCTGAATCCTCCTCTGACAGCACCCAGTTCAACCAGCCGGCCAGCTACCGGCGCGCCAACAGCGAGGCCTCCTCCAGCGAGGGCCAGTCCAGTctctccagcctggagaagctgATGATGGACTGGAATGAGGCGTCTTCCGCCCCGGGCTACAACTGGAACCAGAGCGTCCTCTTCCAGAGCAACTCCAAGCCCGGTCGAGGCCGACGGAAGAAGGTGGACATGTTCGACACCTCTCACCTGaacttctcctcctcttcttcctcttcctccgTGTATCCCTCCAAGAGGAGCACGGGACCCCGCCAGCCCCGGGGTTCCCGGGGGGCTTGTGCCTCCAAGAAGGAGAGGGGGACGGGCAAGACCAAGTTCCCCACCAAGTCGCAGGCGGTCAACCCCCTCTTCCAGGAGAGCACAGACCTGGGCTTGGACTACTACAGCGGGGACAGCAGCAtgtcccctctgccctcccagtCCCGGGGCTTCGGGGTGGGCGAGCGG GACCCCTGCGACTACGCCGGCCCCTACTCCATGAACCCCTCCACCCCCTCAGACGGGACCTTCGTCCAGGGTTTTCAGAGCGACTCCCCCGGCTTGGGGCAGCCGGATTTGGAGAGCAAGCACTTCCCTGCCCTCCCGCACCAGCTGGCAGCCCCCGGGCAGCAGACTGTCTTCGAGGCCAGCTTGCAGAAAGCCTTCTCGCCCAACTGCTCCCCAACCTTGGCCTTCAAGGAGGACCTACGGGCAGGCAATATCCGTAAGCTGCCTGCCTGCGACTCGCTCAAACACAGCATGCAGGGGGGGGCCCTGCCACACGCCCCCCACCTGGCTTGCCGCGATCTCCCCATGCCTCAACCGCACTACGACTCCCCCAGCTGCAAAAACCCCCCGTACTGGTATTCCCCCAATGCCAGCACCCGTAGCCCCTCGTACGACGGCAAAGCGGGGGCCAGTATGCTGGTAGACTTCATGGGCAGGACGGAC CCCTCGTGTCTCAACCCCCACTTGAGCAGCCCAAGCGGCACCCACCCCTCCAAGGGCGAGAAGGAGCCCTTGGAGATGTCCCGGGCTCACCACCGAGGACCCTACGCTTGTCCCTTGATCAATGACTTGAACATCTCCCCCGTACCGAGAGACTcaatgctgcagctgcaggacaaCTACAGGTACCCCAGTTTTGCACCCCAAGGGCACCCCGTCATGGCCCCCACCCAGAAGAGCGGGTTTTTGGGACCCATGGTAGAGCAACAACACCCCGAGGACACTTTTACGGTCACCTCATTGTAG